A genomic stretch from uncultured Cohaesibacter sp. includes:
- a CDS encoding marine proteobacterial sortase target protein — protein MTLPDTDAKDRTSDRKRKRHAIELSAYAERKNPISRIFKLWIGAYAFAVCTALAVAAGTPAHSAPSETPITSSSRMEQPLLITPDDMQSGGLLFKAKEAGKYIEAPKVATDIKIDVTGPIARAVITQKFLNPSDAWVEGIYVFPLPDTAAVDELRMKIGDRMIEGKIKPKEEARQIYETAKQQGKKASLLEQHRPNLFTNAVANIGPKDSITIQIAYQQSIPRKGEDFSLRVPLVVAPRYNPLAKPLNPVIELKPNQSSNASGWSSTDPVPDRKAITAPILNPETDGKRNPVALTVKLKAGFPLDNVVSHYHDVVVKPEGGDAMTLTLKGETVPADKDFLLTWSGKPTQTPNLGLFTQTIKDDPNERQTGDGQSKNVRGENKEEENLLESEAEHYLLAYITPPYKLATSLKVPPREVIFVIDQSGSMNGPSIRQARESLIEALGQLKPEDTFQIIRFNNEMAKLFPSPQPADEEHISTARYWVAAIEAKGGTEMLSAMQAALKDQNPNAPTLRQVIFLTDGAIGNERQLFETVKSEKGRSRIFTVGIGSAPNSFFMSRAAEVGRGTFTQIGDITEVKSKMEKLFTQLTTPVATDLSISFAKGKDIEASPSALPDLYKGEPVVVAFKGKDFGPELTLKGRFDNQPWSMTVDITKAASSEAIDKLWARGKIRQLENERLLATNPASFDKAIETLGLTHHLVTRLTSLVAVDVTPSRPDDQSLDSKKVPLNLPDGWNMESVFGDTVPMADTRVNAALAPAQQAGQTGANRAAGLVSLAPEVMKAMKTAAAPQSSPTQIALAPTGGNQILLPKTATRSDLLMLIGIGLLTLAGALFAWIQWRKIRPDLR, from the coding sequence ATGACATTGCCTGACACCGACGCAAAAGACCGGACAAGTGATCGGAAAAGAAAGCGCCATGCAATTGAGCTAAGCGCATATGCCGAACGCAAAAATCCCATTTCAAGAATTTTCAAACTCTGGATCGGCGCCTATGCCTTCGCGGTCTGTACCGCTCTTGCTGTTGCAGCCGGAACGCCAGCCCATTCAGCCCCATCTGAGACACCCATAACAAGCAGTTCTCGGATGGAGCAGCCATTGCTGATCACTCCCGATGACATGCAATCAGGTGGTTTGCTATTCAAAGCCAAGGAAGCCGGCAAATATATCGAGGCTCCCAAGGTGGCAACCGATATAAAGATCGATGTCACCGGACCGATCGCCCGCGCCGTCATCACGCAAAAATTCCTCAACCCGAGCGACGCATGGGTCGAGGGCATCTATGTCTTCCCCTTGCCCGACACAGCGGCAGTGGATGAGCTCAGGATGAAAATCGGCGATCGCATGATCGAGGGCAAGATCAAGCCCAAGGAAGAGGCACGCCAGATTTATGAAACGGCCAAACAGCAAGGCAAGAAGGCGAGCCTGCTGGAACAGCATCGCCCCAATCTCTTCACCAATGCCGTTGCCAATATAGGCCCCAAGGATTCCATCACCATCCAGATCGCCTATCAGCAGAGCATTCCGCGCAAGGGCGAAGACTTTTCCCTGCGCGTGCCGCTGGTCGTCGCGCCACGCTACAATCCCCTCGCCAAGCCTCTCAATCCCGTCATCGAACTCAAACCCAATCAGTCCAGCAATGCGAGCGGTTGGAGTAGCACAGATCCGGTGCCCGACCGTAAGGCAATCACCGCACCCATACTGAACCCGGAAACAGACGGCAAAAGAAATCCTGTTGCGCTCACCGTCAAGCTCAAGGCCGGTTTTCCCCTCGATAACGTCGTCAGCCACTATCATGATGTGGTGGTCAAACCCGAAGGTGGCGACGCCATGACCCTTACGCTCAAGGGCGAAACCGTTCCGGCGGACAAGGATTTCCTACTCACATGGAGCGGCAAGCCTACGCAAACACCCAATCTTGGCCTCTTCACCCAAACCATCAAAGACGATCCCAATGAGCGGCAGACCGGAGACGGCCAAAGCAAAAACGTCAGGGGTGAGAATAAAGAAGAGGAAAATCTGCTCGAAAGCGAAGCCGAGCACTATTTGCTCGCCTATATCACACCGCCGTACAAATTGGCGACCAGCCTGAAGGTCCCCCCACGCGAAGTGATTTTCGTCATCGACCAGTCCGGCTCCATGAACGGCCCCTCCATCCGGCAGGCGCGCGAAAGCCTGATCGAGGCACTCGGCCAGCTCAAGCCGGAAGACACATTCCAGATCATCCGCTTCAACAATGAGATGGCAAAGCTCTTCCCCTCGCCCCAGCCTGCGGATGAGGAACATATCTCTACCGCCCGCTACTGGGTGGCAGCAATTGAAGCCAAAGGCGGCACAGAGATGTTGTCAGCCATGCAGGCGGCGCTCAAGGATCAGAACCCGAATGCCCCAACCCTGCGGCAGGTCATCTTCCTGACCGATGGCGCCATCGGCAACGAACGCCAGCTGTTTGAAACCGTCAAATCAGAAAAAGGACGCTCTCGTATCTTCACGGTCGGTATCGGCTCTGCCCCGAACAGCTTCTTCATGTCTCGGGCCGCCGAAGTCGGGCGTGGCACCTTCACCCAAATCGGCGACATCACCGAAGTAAAAAGCAAAATGGAGAAGCTCTTTACCCAGCTGACGACACCGGTCGCCACCGATCTCAGCATCTCTTTTGCCAAAGGCAAGGATATAGAGGCCTCACCGAGCGCATTGCCCGATCTCTATAAGGGCGAGCCTGTCGTCGTTGCTTTCAAGGGCAAGGACTTCGGGCCGGAGCTGACACTGAAGGGCCGCTTTGACAACCAGCCATGGTCCATGACCGTCGACATCACCAAGGCGGCTTCCTCTGAGGCCATCGACAAATTGTGGGCCCGAGGCAAGATCCGCCAACTGGAGAATGAACGCCTGCTTGCGACAAATCCGGCGTCCTTCGACAAGGCGATCGAGACCCTCGGCCTCACACATCATCTGGTCACGCGCTTGACAAGCCTCGTTGCCGTTGACGTCACGCCATCGCGCCCGGACGATCAGTCACTGGACAGCAAGAAGGTTCCGCTGAATCTGCCTGATGGCTGGAACATGGAGAGCGTCTTTGGAGACACAGTCCCGATGGCTGACACCCGCGTGAATGCTGCGCTTGCTCCGGCACAGCAAGCCGGCCAGACCGGAGCCAATCGCGCGGCAGGTCTGGTATCTCTTGCACCCGAAGTCATGAAAGCCATGAAAACGGCTGCAGCACCACAGAGCAGCCCTACCCAAATTGCCCTTGCACCAACCGGTGGCAATCAAATTCTTCTACCCAAAACCGCAACGCGGTCGGACCTTCTCATGCTTATCGGCATTGGCCTGCTGACCCTGGCCGGAGCCCTGTTTGCATGGATACAATGGAGAAAGATCCGGCCGGACTTACGCTAG
- a CDS encoding pyridoxal phosphate-dependent aminotransferase: MSFIAEQLSRVKPSATIAVTNKARELKAAGRDVIGLGAGEPDFDTPDNIKAAAIKAINEGKTKYTAVDGLPELKEAICAKFKRENGLDYQPNQITVGTGGKQVLYNALVCTLNPGDEVLIPTPYWVSYPDMVLLAGGEPVIVEADKATFKLTPEALDAAITPKTKWLIFNSPSNPSGAAYSEAELKALTDVLLKHPHVLVMSDDMYEHLVYDDFKFTTPAQIEPKLYDRTLTVNGVSKAYAMTGWRIGYAGGPVELIKAMAKLQSQSTSNPSSISQYASVAALNGPQDFIAERAAVFKQRRDLVVKALNECAGISCPTPEGAFYVYPSCADCIGKTAPSGKVLETDEDFVTELLEAEGVAVVQGSAFGLGPNFRISYATSTEALTEACARIKKFCASLK; encoded by the coding sequence ATGAGCTTTATCGCCGAGCAGCTTTCGCGCGTGAAACCATCCGCTACCATTGCGGTCACCAACAAAGCCCGGGAACTGAAGGCCGCTGGACGTGATGTCATCGGTCTGGGTGCCGGAGAGCCGGACTTCGATACACCGGATAATATCAAGGCTGCTGCGATCAAGGCCATCAATGAAGGTAAAACCAAATACACAGCTGTTGACGGTCTGCCTGAGTTGAAAGAGGCCATCTGCGCCAAATTCAAACGTGAGAACGGTCTTGATTATCAGCCAAATCAGATCACCGTCGGTACCGGTGGCAAACAGGTGCTTTACAACGCACTGGTTTGCACGCTGAACCCGGGTGATGAGGTTCTCATTCCGACCCCCTATTGGGTTTCCTATCCCGACATGGTGCTGCTTGCCGGTGGCGAGCCTGTCATCGTTGAGGCTGACAAGGCGACCTTCAAGCTGACCCCGGAAGCGCTGGATGCTGCGATCACGCCAAAAACCAAATGGCTGATCTTCAACTCCCCTTCCAACCCGTCAGGTGCAGCCTATTCGGAAGCTGAGCTGAAGGCGCTCACCGATGTTCTGCTCAAGCATCCTCATGTTCTTGTCATGAGCGATGACATGTATGAGCATCTGGTCTATGACGACTTCAAATTCACCACACCAGCCCAGATCGAGCCAAAGCTCTATGATCGCACGCTGACGGTGAACGGTGTTTCCAAGGCCTATGCCATGACCGGTTGGCGCATTGGCTATGCCGGTGGTCCTGTTGAACTCATCAAGGCTATGGCCAAGTTGCAGTCCCAGTCCACATCCAACCCGAGCTCGATCTCGCAGTATGCGTCTGTCGCGGCTCTGAATGGTCCGCAGGATTTCATTGCCGAGCGTGCAGCAGTTTTCAAGCAGCGCCGGGATCTGGTGGTCAAGGCGCTCAATGAGTGCGCAGGCATTTCCTGCCCGACTCCGGAAGGGGCTTTCTATGTCTATCCGTCTTGCGCGGATTGCATTGGCAAAACCGCTCCATCTGGTAAGGTGCTTGAAACCGACGAAGATTTCGTGACCGAGCTTCTGGAAGCTGAAGGTGTTGCCGTTGTTCAGGGATCTGCTTTCGGCCTTGGCCCGAACTTTAGAATTTCCTATGCGACCTCAACCGAGGCTTTGACCGAGGCATGTGCACGCATCAAGAAATTCTGCGCTTCCCTCAAATAG
- a CDS encoding tetrathionate reductase family octaheme c-type cytochrome: MANFAYGGRRPQSRCLTGLILAVSALSFASILSLSGIDAFAASGQDTLPHSPVRVDAKATALQLSGKPAGGTADHSKFEILQQDFKSGPEVTKACLTCHTEAADQVQHTLHWKWETKNEATGQTLGKRTVINGFCGNVASNEPRCTSCHAGYGWEDMRKAPPSEPEAVDCLVCHADTELYKKFPTKAGHPLYEPTLWNGKMVQPPDLSKAAQSVTNPRRENCGSCHYYGGGGDGVKHGDLDSSLNHPDAALDVHMNEDGLNMACTACHSGSGHQWPGSRYNTDAKPTTVTMDGKETKTAKIRSLDQQAGLMEPSASCESCHSARPHDGDDIMGIKLNDHTDTVACQTCHVPEFARGGVATKTLWDWSTAGKLKDGKPYKVMDEHGHPIYLSQKGNFEYAENVQPFYSWFNGETTWTLLDDKIDPSKIVEINALGGSATDGKSRIWPFKRMHSRQPYDKTKNQLVYNHVFGQDKTALWTNFDWDKSVPAAMDFIGKDFSGELGFVDTYMYWPITHMVAPKEQALHCQECHAKEGRLAGITGIYMPGRDNFKWLDWIGYAAFGLTLLGVLFHALLRIIFRNRKTQA; encoded by the coding sequence ATGGCGAACTTTGCATATGGGGGCAGACGGCCACAGAGCAGGTGCCTTACGGGCCTTATTCTGGCTGTTTCTGCCCTTTCTTTTGCATCTATTCTCTCATTGTCTGGCATTGACGCCTTTGCGGCATCAGGACAAGACACGCTCCCCCATTCCCCTGTTCGTGTGGATGCCAAGGCAACAGCATTGCAGTTGTCTGGCAAACCCGCCGGCGGTACCGCCGACCATTCCAAATTTGAAATTCTGCAGCAGGACTTCAAATCCGGACCTGAAGTCACCAAAGCCTGCCTTACCTGCCACACTGAAGCGGCAGATCAGGTGCAGCACACATTGCACTGGAAATGGGAAACCAAGAATGAGGCCACCGGGCAGACCCTTGGCAAGCGCACTGTCATCAACGGATTTTGCGGCAATGTCGCCTCCAACGAACCGCGTTGCACATCCTGCCATGCGGGCTATGGCTGGGAAGACATGCGCAAAGCCCCACCTTCCGAACCCGAAGCCGTAGATTGCCTTGTCTGTCATGCAGATACGGAGCTTTACAAGAAATTTCCAACCAAGGCCGGTCACCCGCTCTATGAACCAACCCTCTGGAACGGCAAGATGGTGCAGCCCCCCGATCTCAGCAAGGCTGCTCAATCGGTTACCAATCCGCGGCGTGAGAATTGCGGCTCCTGCCACTATTATGGCGGCGGTGGCGATGGCGTCAAACATGGCGATCTGGACAGTTCCCTGAACCATCCCGATGCTGCCCTTGACGTCCATATGAATGAAGACGGGCTTAACATGGCCTGCACAGCCTGCCATTCCGGCTCAGGGCATCAGTGGCCCGGCTCGCGCTATAACACCGATGCGAAACCAACCACAGTCACAATGGATGGCAAGGAGACCAAGACCGCCAAGATCCGCTCCCTTGATCAACAAGCAGGTCTGATGGAACCCTCAGCCTCTTGCGAGAGCTGCCACTCGGCACGCCCCCATGATGGCGACGATATCATGGGCATCAAGCTCAATGACCACACAGATACGGTCGCCTGCCAGACCTGCCATGTGCCCGAATTCGCCCGCGGCGGCGTTGCCACCAAAACGCTATGGGACTGGTCAACCGCTGGCAAACTGAAGGATGGCAAACCTTACAAGGTCATGGATGAGCATGGACATCCCATCTACTTGTCCCAGAAGGGCAATTTCGAATATGCCGAAAATGTCCAGCCCTTCTATTCCTGGTTCAATGGCGAAACGACATGGACCCTGCTGGATGACAAAATCGATCCTTCCAAGATTGTCGAGATCAATGCGCTTGGTGGATCGGCCACCGATGGCAAGTCCCGCATCTGGCCTTTCAAGCGCATGCATTCGCGCCAGCCATACGACAAGACAAAGAACCAGCTGGTCTATAATCATGTCTTCGGGCAAGACAAGACAGCACTCTGGACCAATTTCGACTGGGACAAATCGGTGCCTGCCGCCATGGACTTTATCGGCAAGGATTTCTCAGGCGAGCTGGGCTTTGTCGATACCTATATGTATTGGCCAATCACGCATATGGTCGCCCCCAAGGAGCAGGCCCTGCATTGTCAGGAATGCCACGCCAAAGAGGGGCGCCTTGCTGGCATCACCGGCATTTACATGCCCGGACGTGATAATTTCAAATGGCTCGACTGGATCGGATATGCCGCTTTCGGGCTGACGCTGCTGGGCGTTCTGTTCCACGCTTTGCTACGCATTATCTTCCGCAATCGCAAAACACAGGCTTGA
- a CDS encoding DUF2892 domain-containing protein: MSLDRSIFAFAGFMVLLSVILTVYVHPLFIWLTVFIGANMMQSAFTGFCPAAMILKKIGVKPGTAFE; encoded by the coding sequence ATGTCGCTTGATCGTTCAATTTTCGCATTTGCAGGCTTCATGGTCCTGCTGTCCGTCATTCTGACGGTGTATGTTCATCCGCTGTTTATCTGGCTGACTGTTTTTATTGGCGCCAATATGATGCAGTCTGCTTTCACCGGTTTCTGCCCTGCTGCCATGATTTTGAAAAAAATCGGCGTCAAGCCCGGCACTGCCTTTGAATGA
- a CDS encoding elongation factor G produces the protein MGQAGRRVEGPRCVAIVGPFGSGKTTLLEALLARTGAINKFGSVDSGGSVGDASEEARAHHMSVEANIAETEFLGDPYIFVDCPGSVEFQFESLPALSAVDLAIVVCEPDEKKIPALQVILRQLEERNIPRILFINKLDKCTTRVRSLVEALQHASNTPLLLRQIPIWKSEQAIGYIDLALERAFLYHEHAPSELVDMSADDQEREWEARYSMLETLSDHDDKLMEMLLEDMEPSKEQIFSDLVQEMREGQVMPVLIGAAEQENGVTRLLKVLRHEGLGVGYTAERLGCPDMPNGEPVLQVMKSIHTSHGGKLSISRVLKGSVKDGDVFFAAGGEEIGRVSGLFHVQGQKTVKDNTAGVGEVIALGKLDDAHTGMTLTTAKEGVEQLDIFEAPAPVFAMAVRPKEHRDEVKLHATLQKLVEEDPSLIVEQNQDSSETILRGQGEMHLRVALERLQGKYSINIESHVPVIPYKETIRKGTSVRGRHKKQSGGHGQFGDVVIEIKPLSRGEGFQFSETITGGVVPKQYFGSVENGIKDALIKGPLGFEVVDLAVNLSDGSYHTVDSSDQAFRSAGTLAMREGMPQCSPVLLEPIMNVKIAVPNDATAKVNTIVAGRRGQLMGYDARPGWEGWDLVESLMPQSEISDLIIELRSISAGVASYEASFDHMQELTGRQADLVLEASKTD, from the coding sequence ATGGGACAAGCTGGCAGAAGAGTCGAGGGTCCACGTTGCGTAGCCATCGTCGGGCCCTTTGGAAGCGGTAAGACAACTCTCCTTGAAGCCTTATTGGCGCGAACCGGTGCAATCAACAAGTTCGGATCTGTCGACAGTGGAGGGTCTGTTGGCGATGCATCCGAGGAGGCACGCGCCCATCACATGTCGGTGGAAGCCAATATAGCCGAAACGGAATTTCTTGGAGATCCATATATCTTCGTCGATTGTCCCGGCTCAGTCGAATTTCAGTTTGAAAGTCTTCCAGCGCTCTCCGCTGTCGATCTCGCGATTGTTGTATGCGAGCCCGATGAAAAGAAAATTCCTGCCTTGCAGGTCATTCTCAGGCAGCTTGAAGAGCGCAACATTCCCAGAATTCTCTTTATCAATAAATTGGACAAATGCACGACACGGGTGCGTTCGCTCGTGGAGGCGTTGCAGCATGCTTCCAATACGCCGCTTCTGCTGCGCCAGATCCCGATCTGGAAGAGCGAGCAGGCTATCGGCTATATCGACTTGGCTCTGGAACGAGCCTTTCTCTACCATGAGCATGCGCCCAGCGAACTGGTGGATATGAGTGCGGACGACCAGGAACGCGAATGGGAAGCCCGCTATTCCATGCTCGAAACCCTGTCTGATCACGATGACAAGCTGATGGAAATGTTGCTGGAGGATATGGAGCCCTCCAAGGAGCAGATCTTCAGCGATCTGGTGCAGGAAATGCGCGAAGGGCAGGTCATGCCGGTGCTGATCGGGGCTGCCGAACAGGAAAATGGTGTAACGCGACTTTTGAAGGTTCTGCGTCATGAAGGGCTCGGCGTTGGCTATACAGCGGAGCGTCTTGGCTGTCCTGACATGCCGAATGGTGAGCCTGTGCTGCAGGTCATGAAAAGCATTCACACCTCTCACGGTGGGAAACTGTCCATCTCGCGGGTGCTCAAAGGATCCGTGAAGGACGGGGATGTCTTTTTTGCAGCGGGTGGCGAGGAAATAGGCCGTGTCTCGGGTCTGTTCCATGTGCAAGGGCAGAAAACCGTCAAGGACAACACCGCCGGAGTTGGCGAGGTTATCGCGCTTGGCAAACTGGATGATGCGCATACGGGCATGACCCTGACCACTGCAAAAGAAGGAGTTGAACAGCTTGATATTTTCGAGGCGCCTGCGCCGGTCTTTGCCATGGCGGTAAGGCCCAAGGAGCATCGCGACGAGGTCAAGCTGCACGCCACCTTGCAAAAACTGGTGGAAGAAGACCCGTCCCTGATTGTCGAGCAAAATCAGGACAGCAGTGAAACCATCTTGCGCGGACAAGGCGAGATGCATTTGCGTGTGGCTCTTGAGCGGTTGCAGGGCAAATATTCGATCAACATAGAAAGTCACGTTCCGGTCATCCCCTATAAGGAGACAATCCGCAAAGGGACATCAGTGCGTGGACGCCACAAGAAGCAATCCGGTGGTCATGGGCAGTTTGGTGATGTTGTCATCGAGATCAAGCCATTGTCCCGCGGCGAGGGCTTCCAGTTCAGCGAAACCATCACAGGGGGCGTTGTGCCCAAGCAATATTTCGGCTCTGTCGAGAATGGCATCAAGGATGCTCTAATCAAAGGGCCGTTGGGCTTTGAGGTTGTCGATCTTGCGGTCAATCTCAGTGATGGTTCCTACCACACAGTGGATAGCTCTGATCAGGCTTTCCGCTCTGCTGGTACGCTGGCCATGCGCGAAGGCATGCCTCAATGCAGTCCGGTGCTTCTGGAACCCATTATGAATGTCAAGATTGCCGTGCCCAATGATGCAACAGCCAAGGTCAACACCATCGTGGCTGGCAGGCGCGGACAGTTGATGGGATATGACGCCCGGCCCGGCTGGGAGGGCTGGGATTTGGTTGAAAGCCTGATGCCGCAATCGGAGATCAGCGATTTGATCATTGAGCTGCGGTCTATTTCAGCCGGTGTCGCTTCCTATGAAGCATCATTCGATCATATGCAGGAGTTGACCGGTCGGCAGGCTGATCTTGTTCTCGAAGCGTCCAAGACAGACTGA
- a CDS encoding DUF190 domain-containing protein has translation MTKGFLITFFSQRSREYEDRPLARWIIDQAMQLGIRGATLSTAQEGFGHDGRYHSNGYFDMQDPPQRLTMAVTASECEALFALMKANELKVFFTKEEIEFGFTSED, from the coding sequence ATGACTAAAGGATTTCTGATTACCTTCTTTTCCCAACGGAGCCGCGAGTATGAGGATCGGCCTCTTGCGCGCTGGATCATTGATCAGGCTATGCAGCTGGGTATTCGTGGTGCAACGCTCTCTACCGCTCAGGAAGGGTTTGGCCATGATGGTCGCTATCATTCCAATGGATATTTCGACATGCAGGATCCGCCGCAGAGATTGACCATGGCGGTGACGGCCAGCGAATGTGAGGCGCTTTTTGCGTTGATGAAGGCCAATGAGCTGAAGGTGTTTTTCACCAAGGAAGAAATCGAATTCGGTTTCACTTCAGAAGATTGA
- a CDS encoding DUF554 domain-containing protein — MIGPLINGAAIVVGSTVGAFIGAKIKENVKQNMPMVFGIASMGLGVAMAGKVVALAPVVLALIVGSLLGEIFDLEKSIHKMSIKTKSLLSKLTPSDGALPQEEFLNRFVALLVLFSMSATGIYGAMVEGMTGDTTLLVVKAILDLFTAMIFAATMGYIIALLAVPQLVVQSLFFFASVLIIPLTTPDMLADFSACGGCIMLAVGMRICGIKQFPVANMIPALWIVMPISWGWAIIFA, encoded by the coding sequence ATGATCGGTCCTCTCATCAACGGTGCCGCGATTGTGGTTGGCTCCACGGTCGGCGCTTTCATCGGTGCCAAAATCAAAGAGAATGTAAAACAGAATATGCCGATGGTGTTCGGCATTGCCTCCATGGGGCTTGGGGTCGCCATGGCGGGCAAGGTTGTGGCATTGGCTCCAGTGGTGCTTGCCCTGATTGTCGGGTCGTTGCTTGGCGAAATTTTCGACCTTGAAAAATCCATTCACAAAATGTCGATCAAGACCAAGAGCCTGCTCTCCAAGCTGACGCCATCTGACGGGGCACTGCCACAAGAAGAATTCCTCAATCGGTTTGTGGCGCTGCTCGTGCTGTTTTCCATGAGTGCGACTGGCATCTATGGAGCGATGGTGGAAGGCATGACAGGGGACACGACCCTGCTGGTCGTCAAGGCCATCCTGGATCTTTTCACGGCCATGATCTTCGCTGCGACCATGGGCTATATCATTGCATTGCTGGCGGTGCCGCAGCTTGTTGTCCAGTCGCTTTTCTTTTTCGCCTCGGTATTGATCATTCCCCTCACCACGCCGGACATGCTGGCGGACTTCTCGGCCTGTGGTGGCTGCATCATGCTGGCTGTAGGAATGCGCATTTGTGGTATCAAGCAGTTTCCTGTGGCCAATATGATCCCGGCTCTCTGGATCGTCATGCCGATTTCCTGGGGCTGGGCAATCATTTTTGCCTGA
- a CDS encoding class GN sortase, protein MALGLLGLGLLIWGSWIPIKATLAQYLLERAWEQSESDGIPHKAWPWADSWPVAKLTISALDFHAIILKEAGGEGLAFGPVLLDQSAPLGHRGTSVISAHRDTHFKALANLRIGMQVALEQMNGPTLRYTIDDKRIARWDQSGLVKNTLDTSLVLSSCWPFDGLTSGPLRFIAEARPNRDTAKLIR, encoded by the coding sequence ATGGCTCTTGGACTGCTGGGGCTGGGGTTATTGATCTGGGGTAGCTGGATTCCCATAAAAGCAACCCTCGCCCAATATCTGTTGGAACGAGCCTGGGAGCAGAGCGAAAGCGATGGCATCCCGCACAAGGCATGGCCATGGGCAGACAGTTGGCCGGTTGCCAAACTGACCATCTCTGCTCTTGATTTCCACGCGATCATACTCAAGGAAGCCGGTGGCGAAGGTCTCGCCTTCGGCCCGGTTCTGCTGGATCAGTCCGCACCACTGGGTCATCGGGGAACAAGCGTTATCTCAGCCCATAGAGACACCCATTTCAAGGCCCTCGCCAATTTGCGCATCGGCATGCAAGTGGCGTTGGAGCAGATGAACGGTCCGACCCTGCGCTACACCATTGATGACAAACGCATCGCGCGCTGGGATCAATCCGGTCTCGTCAAGAACACGCTGGACACATCGCTTGTTCTGTCCTCTTGCTGGCCCTTCGATGGCCTTACTAGCGGCCCCTTGCGCTTTATCGCCGAGGCCAGACCAAATCGCGACACAGCAAAGCTGATCCGCTGA
- a CDS encoding cytochrome b/b6 domain-containing protein: MTDIPSSAQSEALATKPDVKKRAVKIYTRYERFWHWSQALLIFILAFSGFNLHGSLTLVPFPLAVMIHTYAAILLLLLWLFTTFWNFTTGQWRHYLPQNRGLFAVIKFYAYGIITGAPHPYSKTLNRKQNALQALAYLTFMVIIGPALWLSGIAYLLYGLWENIQNSQQIFSLVAFVHTAAAFAMITFVVIHVYMTTTGKTVFHYIKTMITGYEKIELTPAEEAYLEEQQPGMLKQDDK, from the coding sequence ATGACGGACATACCATCCTCTGCCCAATCAGAAGCATTGGCCACCAAACCAGACGTCAAAAAGCGGGCCGTGAAGATCTACACACGCTATGAACGCTTCTGGCATTGGTCACAGGCCTTGCTGATCTTCATTCTGGCCTTCTCGGGCTTCAACCTGCATGGCTCGCTCACGCTGGTGCCCTTCCCGCTGGCGGTGATGATCCATACCTACGCGGCCATTTTGTTGCTGCTGCTGTGGCTCTTCACCACGTTCTGGAACTTCACCACAGGGCAATGGCGTCACTATCTGCCACAAAATAGAGGCCTGTTCGCGGTGATAAAATTCTATGCCTATGGCATCATCACCGGTGCGCCACACCCCTACTCAAAGACTCTCAACCGCAAACAGAATGCCTTGCAGGCACTGGCCTACCTGACTTTCATGGTCATCATTGGCCCGGCCCTGTGGCTCTCCGGCATTGCCTATCTGCTCTATGGTCTTTGGGAGAATATCCAGAACAGCCAACAGATCTTTTCTCTGGTCGCCTTCGTGCACACGGCGGCTGCCTTTGCCATGATCACCTTCGTCGTCATCCATGTTTACATGACGACCACTGGCAAAACGGTATTTCACTATATCAAGACCATGATTACCGGTTATGAAAAGATCGAACTAACCCCCGCAGAAGAAGCCTATCTCGAAGAGCAACAACCGGGCATGCTGAAACAGGACGACAAGTAA